In the genome of Populus trichocarpa isolate Nisqually-1 chromosome 6, P.trichocarpa_v4.1, whole genome shotgun sequence, one region contains:
- the LOC18100501 gene encoding uncharacterized protein LOC18100501, whose protein sequence is MGDYTNLHRDREQEHDRDRDRDQEEEEEEALSLCDFPLQGRDKESPEIAAHNSARPSSEPAEFFEFFSDVSSEMSSAEDIIFHGKLVPFIEPYFTPQNQSKEDQQRFSFRRRCDSLSELQSSASRSNSTKNNIALMRNSRSLDYRNLERFPSSKKFSPELDIERSSSLKSIHARGEVKRTTSKPRWYLLMFGVVKPPTEMDLSDIKSRQVRRNSSMTMFPPVDTDGKKAPVSQSSISKGSCRLLRVLSCKDPASVAVATSFLTPQV, encoded by the coding sequence ATGGGAGATTACACCAATCTCCACCGTGATCGAGAACAGGAACACGACCGAGACCGAGACCGAgaccaagaagaagaagaagaagaagctctcTCTCTTTGTGACTTCCCGCTACAAGGCAGGGACAAAGAAAGCCCAGAAATAGCTGCCCACAATAGTGCAAGACCATCATCGGAGCCTGCCGAATTCTTCGAGTTCTTTAGCGACGTAAGCTCAGAGATGAGTTCAGCTGAAGACATTATCTTTCATGGTAAGCTCGTTCCCTTCATAGAGCCCTACTTTACTCCCCAAAATCAAAGTAAAGAAGACCAACAACGCTTTTCTTTTCGTCGCCGATGCGATTCTTTATCCGAGTTGCAAAGTTCTGCAAGTCGTTCGAATAGTACCAAGAATAATATTGCACTCATGAGAAACAGTAGGTCTCTGGATTATCGCAACCTTGAAAGGTTTCCTAGCTCTAAGAAATTTTCACCGGAATTGGATATTGAAAGAAGTTCATCATTAAAGAGTATCCATGCAAGAGGCGAAGTTAAGAGGACGACCTCAAAGCCCCGATGGTATCTGCTGATGTTCGGGGTGGTTAAGCCTCCTACAGAGATGGACCTTAGCGATATAAAAAGCCGGCAAGTTCGCCGTAATTCTTCGATGACCATGTTCCCGCCTGTTGATACCGACGGCAAGAAGGCGCCGGTTAGCCAGAGTTCTATTAGCAAGGGCTCTTGTAGGCTGCTTAGAGTATTAAGCTGCAAGGACCCTGCTAGTGTTGCTGTAGCGACGTCGTTCCTGACGCCCCAGGTATGA